A window of Glycine soja cultivar W05 chromosome 2, ASM419377v2, whole genome shotgun sequence genomic DNA:
ctagctacaagaattaaaagagagagagagagagagggaatcACCTGGAAAGCAAGAAGATAAATACAAAGTGCCTTTTCGGACTTTCGGCCTAAATTTCTTAGAAAGAAGTTAACAAGTGTCCCATCATTTGTCCCAGTCAGTAGTCCAGTTTGAGGGTCAAACCTGAATGAGTAGATGATATACGTGAGGTTTCAACCAAACAAGTATATGCAAGATGTCTGAACCAATAACTAAGATACATCTACCAATGCCTACCTTGGCAGTCGATGACGTGGACAAGGAATATAGCCAGAAAGCTGGAGGAAAACATATTCTATGTCAGACATGCTCATAAGAGTTTTAAATTATCACAAATTCAATAAGTCAATGGAAGTTCTGATAGTGTCAAACCTGGGGGAGTGACAAGAGGAAGTTCAAAACTTGAGgtaagaagaaaatcaagagtGTTTCACTGAAGccaaaaatataacataataaaattattaccaGGAAATCAATAACACAGTAAGGCAAGCTCATAAACATCAGTGGAATGGTTAAGCTCAATAACAAACTATAAAGTCATCAAAATCTTGTCAAGATCCTAGTAGATGACCAGATGGCCAAGCAGGTCACCTACTGAAAGCTTCCATTGTGATGTTTGGAGGAGAGTCCtcagagaaaaatgaaatagttatttattGAGAATGCAAAGCAATATTTCTTGAGGATGAACTTAACACAAATCTTACACTTGAATGGAAAATCGCCACCTCAAACAACCTTTTGCTATCATATGTAACAGTAAACTTGGAAGGTTATTATCACATGTTCTACATATTGTAAGTATGGTTGAGATGAAGATTCTATCGTCCATTTGTTCGCAGTTTAGGTATCATGGATTTATTGTACAAAGTGAAACATggcaattttttcttataaaaggcAGCAAAATCATTCACCAAATTACTTTTAGAGAAATGGAAAGATTGCCACATAAAGAATCATTTAGTAGCAAGTATCAACTTATAAAACTGAAGAACGACCATATATTTGTCTCTATGATTGATCCTTTAGAACAGAAAGCAAGACTGGAGTCCCAAATTTAGAATCCCCTGTATATCTATGATTCTATGCCTAGTTTGCACCAAAAACACAGATAGGATAGCCAAATGAAGAGTATTGACAGATAAAAGTAAGGATGTACCTAAAATGGCCTAAAATACCAATCACAGCCATAGTCATCCCAGCAAAGTATGTATATGTATCACCAACAAAAACTGAAGAGGGATACCTAGAACAAGAAGACCATACTGTTGGTAAAACTACTCTATCATGTGAAACACGGTTTCAAATGAAATGATAATGATACATCAGTGAATACCAGTTGTAAGAAAGTAAAGCCAAAGAGGTAGCTAGCAAGGGCTGAGCTAAGTAAATAGAAAATGCATGTGCTAGCTTATATTCAGGATCTGTTGATGCTCCAATTTGCATAATATTGTGTATCAGGATCTGCACATCCACAGTATTATCAATTTCCTTGACCAAAGTGGACTCAGTTAAATTTTACAAGCTTTGATACTTACAGCTGATGCGATAACCACAGTCTGCCCAACTTCAAGGCCATTTATTCCAGCATGTATATTGATGGAATTTGTGCAAAAAACAGCCAATAGCCCCATATATAGTTTATACATCCATCCTGCCCCATAAAACAAAGTCAAAATAGTGAATCTTTACAGTAATTAGTAACTCCTCAAGTGTCATTTACATAAAGGTAGAAAAAGCTTACCAAGATCCAAAACCTCAATCCCAATGTGTGGGACAAGTGGCTTTGGTATAACTATAGTTGTGTGTCCAGCATATGCCATTAACAAAGGAAGTGCAGCAATTGATGGGAGTAGTAATTTTCTGTTCTTCACATTGACATAAAGTCAAAAACGAAACTACTCTAACATTAGTTAACAAGCACAAATTCAGGAAGCAAATGATGAAAACTTATATACTCACACTCTCCATGGGACATCAAGGACATCGTCAACAAATCCTAGCAATGTCATGAAACAGATGCACGCTAGCGCTGCATTGTATTCAACAAGCCACTgcaaaaccaaaaataattcACAAAGTGCTCCTTTCTTCTATTGATATCAGTTACAAGATATTAGAGTTGAACTAAATACTCAGATTTACCATACACATAACTTACATTCGAATCTGCTGTGAAGTTAAAATACTGAAACAAGATTGCCACAACCAAGAAGACAATACCAACAACTATACCTAATGACTCAGGCCTGCGAAGAAAAAGGTAGCACAATCAAAACTTAGTACCAAAAATTTATGATAGCAGATTACAATACTTTCCCTCCTATGCATACAAGACATATAAATACTTCATGAATTTAGTAGTATAGTACCATATAGACCTAGCTATAGTTTTGTTCTCTGCATGACTTTTTTAACTACATTTTTCATAACCTTTAACTATGTACAGTAATAATCTCTCTCACACTCATCAATTTAACTTTCTTAACTATATACGGTAATAATCTCTCTCAGGCACTCATCAATTTAACTTTCTCTTCTCACTCTTATACACCCAAATATTTTGATCTGCAAGTTCCATGCacaataatcaaatattaaattaaaccaTCAGCCAAAACAACCTGTTTGGTAGTTGTGACACTTTCTTATTCTTATCACACATTTCCACTTAAAATCTAaactaaaaatttcaaattcaagaatTTCCATTGACAAAAGAATGAaggaaaaataacataaaatcatTTGAACAACTCAAACAGCTTCAGCTAATACATACATGTTTATGGCATTATCAAATTTTAGTATTAGTCTGGTAGATAGCAACATCATAAAGGTTTTCAGAACATTAAGTACCAAACTTCAGAGTTTAAATAAAGAAACAGAACCCCGTGCTAGTCAACATCAACTTACATAAataggtaaataaataaatccagAGACATTTATCGAAAAATCCAAGAACAACAAGTATGGGATCCAAAAGGAAACTAACGTTCACATGGAATTGCATACTAGAACAGAACTCCATCACAAAAGAACGGAAAAGGAGATATAAGGTGGGTTGGATGGTTAAGGGAGAACGGAAGAAGGGAAAGGTCCCGGGTTCTATCCTCTGCTAACAAAACCAacattttttgatgaaaaaaataaaaacacaaaagaaagaaaaaatttatatctCAAACAGAAAATTTACTGCCAAATCCAACCAAATGTTCCACACACAATAtgattttctttaaagaaaacaacaaaaatcaaaatcctACTAACGATCACATGGAATTGCATATTAGAACAAAACTCgatcataaaagaaagaaaaaaattatatctcaaACTGAAAATCCCCTCCCAAATCCAACCAAATGCTCCAcacacaaattatatatatgtaaaaacaaCGAAATCACTGATAAACCACccatggttaaaaaaaaaatagacacccAGATCTCGAAATCAAAATCCAAAGCAACCCActtcataaaaacaaaaacaatattaaataaaaggaGGAATCAAGAGGGGGGAAAAATACTCACACTTTGACGGTTCCCTGAGGGGTGCCCTTCTTGTTGATGTCATACCCAAAGAGGTTCCGCTTCTGGACGTAGCGGGACGCGACGGGGATCATCTTGACCGTGACGAAGAGCCCCGCGAGGCTCATTCCGGCGTTGATGAGGATCGAACTTCGGAGCTCCGGCTCGATGGGGTAGTGGTGAAAGAGGAGGTACAAGTAAGGGAGCAAAAAGAGAGAGAGCTTCAGAAGAAGACCCCATTTGGGAGGCGCGATTGGAGGGTCTGTTATGGTGGGTTTGGcagttgtgtttgtgtttgtgttttcatttgttgcgggaggagaagaagaaggaggttCGGAAGAAGAGAGTCTCTTTCGTGCTCCCATTGTTGGTGGTGTTGTTAAAggttgtttcttttgttttgcaggGTGCACTAGTACATGTACAAAGACCTTTATGGGAGATTGCTACGGTGAAATCTTTTTTTCTGTTTAGTTTTCTGGACTTGTATGTATCCCAGTCGTCACTGAACCAATCAGATATTGCCAATTCACCGGAAGTGGACAACGTGGCATTTTAATGTAATTGCATAAGTTAATTACTAGCGTCTGTGCGTTCGCATGTAAGTTAGCGTATTTTCAACATTTTATTGtggaaaaaaagttaatttttaatctaattatatttaatctaaaagaaacatctttttaaaagttttttaattaaaaatttataatattttattaaaatataaaaattaaataattttttattatattattgtattttattttgagtttcATTTAATGAttaagatataattaaaataaaataattacctTATTATAGTAGTATTATAATTAGTTATTTGATACACCAATATAAGGGatcaaattatttcaaaaaaaataaaataaaatatttattcttcatttattttcttaaaagttaaaggttctaacaaataattaattttaacggTTAGAttctaagaaaataaatgatgaagataaaatatgtaagaatatgttataaaattattaaacaaaatattaaaaattaaataaatattattaacaaaatattaaaaaatattattttaatatttttaatttgtgagaataatattaaagttgatcaaaattataaatattatattttgataaaaaaatatcaattatttcataatgttcttttcttttatcatgacatgttaaaataatattaagatttattataaaatattcaatactAATTCTTTAGTgttcttttacttatttttataattaaaaagaaataatattataaaggcAAATATCACAAGAAGAAGATGTTGAATTGTAATTTAGCATAAttgtaaacaaaatttaaaatcaacaaagtttttcatctttaaaaataactttgtaagaaaatataataacctTTATTACAAAAGCATTCCATAAAAAAtgagttagaaaaaaaacacaggGTATCTCTCGAGGACTGAAACACAATCCAGACTCAAGTTAAAAGCAAAAAAGTAAACAGACACATGGAGTTATATTGGTTTGTCTCTATGAGTGAAATTACGTCCGGTTCTTGGAAAACCACCATGTTATACTAACTTTCACAAGATACAAGTATTATATTAAGATCACTTCTGAccattataaataaaactatgtCCCAAGTTTGATCAATACCAAGTATTCTTTATTCTGAATTGTAGGCGCAAAACAAATCAACAAGACTTGTGGTTGAGGATTGCTAAGAGACTAAAACAAAATCATCTTATAGACGCATAAACAAAAACAACCATTAGCCATTTTCTCCCAGGGTGTTCAAGTTGTTTTGAGAGTTTTTTATGAtcttacaaaaatatacatagagTCTAATTGAAGGACAAGAGTAAGAAATATTTGTGTAAGATTAACTACTTCCTACTTCTTCTGGTTTATATAGGCTTCGTCTTCAAGTATTCGTTGTCTCATAATAGGTAAATCTTCATTTGATCTTCGTTTGATAAAAGAGGGTCGTTGGGTGCATTTAATGCACGTCATTTCctcatgcagagacaaatttgtTTAAGTCTTCTGTGTACGAGAAATTGCAGCATGTGAATGTTTCTACAAATAGAATCTTAGACATAGagtaataaataagttttaaagATTATACCACATGCGGCAGCAAATCATGACTATCTACCTATTGTCTGAAAAAACATCATATGCAGATGTTACGAAAATATCTCAGACGCATATCACACAACATTTTACCTTTATATTTGTTTgcatctaataaaaataattaagaattttgatttgtcttttaaGACGTAAACGTTTTGTTGATCCatcaaatatattataagattaaaaaataatattaggaattagttttaaaaactatCATGCAATTATGATAAAACACTAGTATTGTCAAGCTATGTGTGTGTTATCTCAAGCATCCCATAGTTTAAGagtttatcatgattttgacaTATCCTATCCTATTGAAGAGGTTTATCTACATTCAAAGATTAGAGTTGTCAAAGTGAATCAAGTCGGTTCATCTTATAATCtatttaacaattatattaaattttcaaaaatattatattaatttttttattaaattaaatttatagatttttattcaatttgaaaatcaattaatgtctttttattttattttatttttggatttactttgtgatccaaatatgataagataaaataagataattactTTATTACCAAGTCACCAATATCTTATTGgtcaaacatatttattatttggacTATTTTTGAGTGAAGAATTACTATATATCATTCATCCAAGTAGTACTAGGGTTGAATCCCTTAAGCAAAATCTTAAGTTGGAGTTTTATTAGAAAAACTATTGTTAGTAAGAAGACCCTaccaaagataatatataatacataaTATGAAGAATGAtcttaaagataataaaaattataaatattaaattttgatataaaaaattgtataatcaTGTCAAATATGTTATAATATTaagatttattataaaatatattataacatatttcaatattaattgtgttattgatctttacttaatttttataattttttttaaaatattatattataagataaaaaatattaaaaattaattttaaaaatagtatgCAAGTACATTAAAGTAATGCTCCCTCTGATTGACAAAGTCATAAATTTGAAGTTTATTCCAAAAgcaaattaaatgatttagtgCATCTACAATGCATGATTGTTTAAATGTGTTgcttatcttaaatttatggGTCTTACAATATCACATTTTAAGAACTCTACACAAAAATTCACTTCAATACTATGCTTGCAAAAGTGAGtgcttaatttaatttctttcattgttttttgCCTGGGAAAGTACctttatattgataaaaaaaaaagtagtaaaaCGTTGCTTGTATAAGAAACACTACATCAAATGCTCCAACCACAATTTTTGTAGCAATGcatcttatttttaaacaacTTGCATAAACAATTGTGTTGCATATACTCTTAGGTAGTGGTAATATTTTATGAGACTACACATCATttaagggatttttttttcacctaTGTATTTAGCTTATACTATTGTTAATAGGTTAATAAATGTATCATCTTGCATTGGAGTGAATGGGCATCTCTTTAGTGGAGGTGATTGAACAACCAACATTTGATTGAGGTAGTTGCTCCAAAGTACCAATTAGGACACATTTTATCACAATAAGCTCCTATGAAATCTTTTTACTTTGTTGTTCCTATACATAATCCTGGCATATCATAGTAACATGCTCAACTTCCATGTCtaaaactttaatttgattAGCTAAAGCATTTACCTCACAAGGAAAAGATTCTGGTAAGTAGAAATTCTCCCTCTGGTTTACACTCATCCCTTCCAAGGACCATCTTGTGGAGATGGTGGGAAAGGAATAGCAAGAAGACAACAACAACACTATTAGGAATCAGGCTTCTAAATGGGATAAGCCCTTCAAATTGTATCACCGTAGGCCCAAAGCTGATAAATAATGTATTAAAGAAGGTTAGAAGGGCAGTCAGggaattataaattttgttagtgGTCTGTTAGTGGTAGTGGAAGTTTGTCAGTGTGTGTGTGAGTGCTTTCTGTTATAAGGGAATGTTGTATTGTTGAGGGAGCATCTTTTGGGCAATCAGTAATGGAATTAGAGTGTTAAGACGTTTTCACACTTTGCGGGGAGCATTGCTCTCAGATATTTCTCtactcttctttctttctttctttgcagGCACCATTGATATAGAGTGTatcattggtgctttcattgagagACATCACCCTTCTTCACATGTGCACGCGAATGACGACCCAACGTCTCGATTCCATAGTGGCCGACCTCGCTGCCATCAATCTCACCCTTCAATCCCACGAGTCTGTCATTTCTTTTCAATGAACCAAGCTTGACTCACTCTTCTACTCCGTTAGTGAGCTCTCGCACTTTGTCTCCTTCCTTTGTACTGAAATGTGTGAGTCTCATTCTTCCTCCTCTGCTAGTCCGCTTCGTCCTCCCTTTGACGACAACCACCTTTACTCAAAGCACGTGGAACTACCCCCATTTTCCGACACTGACCCTGTTGGGTGGTTAGCCAAAGTGGAGACCTATTTTTCAGTCCAACACACCCCAACCAGAAATGCGTATTTCCTTTGCTCAGATTTGTATGAAGGGCATGACATGGCACTGGTATAAAGTCCTCTCCTACTCCGACCCACACCTCCATTGGGAGTCCTTCAAACGAGCCCTCTTAGACCGCTATGGCAACAACTAGTTGGGTAATCCTTTTGCTCAACTCAAGCTCCTTCATCAATCTGCCACTGTTGACGAATATGTGGAGGCTTTCGAGGTTCTCATGGCCCAGGTGCCTCCGCTCTCTAAGGACCAATATATGGGGTTCTTTCTAGGTGGTCTACGTGAGGACATTCGAATAGAGGTGTTCATGTTTGAACctccaaatcatcattgccTAATCTCTGCTGCTCGTCTAATTGAACGAAAATTGGATCGCTCCCCCTCTCAACGAGTGGTTCCAATGCTCGTCCCTCCCCCTTGTCGCGTTCCTCATTCTTCGAAAATTATGTGACCAGTGACAAACACCGCTCCCAACTTTTTGAGCCAATGAGTCCTATAAGGTCTATGGGCTCTTCTAATGGGCCTCAAGACAACAAGACCTGTTCTGGGCCCAGATCCAACACACGGGCGGGTACTCGAAATCTTTCATACCCAGAACTGATGGATCGACGTAATCGTGGCCTTTGTTTCAAATGTGGGGGAAAATGGGGTCTGACCCACCTTTGCCCAAGTCGCCATTTGTGTCTTCTCATTAGGAAAGGTGACGAAAGCCACCGAACTCACCCCCGACCGATGACCCTCCTTTTGATGAGGGTGAGACGATGCTTTACCAAATTATGGATTATAGAGCTCTGGCTCCTCGAGATTTAGCCAAGTCACGCACCATCAAGTTGGAGGGTGAACTGATTGGCTACTCCATCTTTCTGCTCGTGGAAAGCGGTGCGACACACAACTTCATCGCTCGTGAATTACTGTCCTCGTTGAATATGGAGGTGACACCCACGGATTTGTTCAATGTGGGTTTGGCTAATGGCTCAAAATGCTCTTCTCAGGGCATTTGTCATGTTGTCTGTGTCAAGGTGGGCAGCTACACCGTGGTCGTGGATGCTTGTTTGTTAGATTTAGGAGGAGTTGACATAATTTTAGGGAGAGCATGGCTGGAGACTGTGGGACAAACTACCAATGATTGGCAAAGGAAGACCATTAGTTTCGACAATCACAACCAAACAATCTCGTTGCAGGGATACCATCTTCACGAGCATCCTCAAACCTTTGCACTCCAAGGATTGCTCCAGAGCTTGGCTTAGGAGAACTCTTTCCCTCCGCGACCCCCCGACATTGAACTACCTCCAAAATTGCAACATGTGTTGTCTTCTCATAAGTCAAATTTTCTTCCTCAACAAGGCCTTCCACTTTGGTGCAATTATGACCACTCCATTACTCTGCTTCCCGGCACCAACCCAGTCAGTGTGCGACCTTATCGATATGCATACCATCATAAGGACGAGATAGAGCGTCAAGTTCAGGAGCTCCTAACTGAGGGTATTATTCGACACTCTATTACCCCCTTTTTGAGCCTCGTCATCTTGGTGAATAAGAAGGATGACTTATAGAGGATGTGCGTGGACTTTAGGGCCCTCAACAAGGTCATTGTCTTAGATAAGTACCCTATCTCGACCATTAATGAGCTCATTGGTGAGCTTCATGCCTCTCGTGTCTTTTCCAAACTTGATTTGAAATCTAGCTTTCATCAAATTCGCATGAGGGAATCAGACATCCCCAAAACAACATTCTGCACTCATGAAGGCCATTACGAGTACCTCATGATGCCCATTGGTCTCATTAACGCCCAACCACCTTCCAATCAACCATGAACATTGTTTTGTGAACTCTCCTTTGTCGATTTGTGCTCACTTCTTCAATAATATTCTGATATATAGTCCAAACTGGTCTACGCACTTGTTGCACCTGAATGAAGTTCTTTCCTTACTGGCCCTTCACTTCTTTGTGGTGAATCAATAGAGTGGTCATTTGGCCTTACTTCAATTGATTACCTAGGCCATGCCATTTCTTCCACGGGATTTCAAATGGATCCCTCGAAGGTTTGCCCAGTTTTGGAGTGGCCCACTCCAACCACCACCAAAGAAATCCGTGGATTTTTGGGGCTTGTAGGGTACTACAGAAGATTCATCTATGATTATGGTAAGATGGCTCAGCCATTGACGACGTTAACAAAGAAAGAGGGTTTCTTTTGGGGTGAGGACCAGGAGAGAGCATTTGCCTTGCTCAAACAATGTTGTTTGTGATTGAATGCGACACCTCAGGCCGTGGAATCGAGGCTGTCTTGATGCAAAATCGTCAAGCCATTGCATATTTCAGTAAAGCCCTCGCCCCTAAGACATAAGCCAAATTAGTTTAAGAAAAAGAGATCATGGCTTTAGCTCTTTCGGGGCAACACTGGCGGCATTACCTTTTGGGAGTTTTAAGGTCTATACTGACCACAACAACTTATGTCATTTGTTGCAATATAGGCTCACGACCATTGATCAGAAATGTTGGTTGGTGAAGTTATTGGGGTTCCAATTCGAAGTGGTGTGCAAGCCTGTGTTGGAGAATAATGTCGTTGATGCCTTTTCACAATAGATGAGCTCAGGAGAGTTGGGAGCCATTACTATTAGCCCATTATGGGTGGATTTTCTGACCCTTCACAACGAGATTTAGTAGGATGCAGAGTTGAGTCAATTGTCTTCCCGGATCCAGAGTGATCCAACATCAACGCCGCAATATGTTCAACGGGATggcctacttttttttttaaggggtGTAAATGTTACCTAAGACTTCTACTCTCATTCCAATACTCTTAGCAGAAGTTCACTCTATGGCGATTGGAGGCCATTCAGGTTTCACTAAGACATATAGACATTTGGTAGTGAATTTCTATTGGAAAGGGATGAAAAATAGTATTATGGATTATATCCGCCACTACGATATTTGTTATCGACACGAATACCAGGCTTTGTCTTTGTTGGGTTACTGTAACCCATTCCCATTCCATAAGTAGTGTGGGAGGATATATCACTGGATTTCATTTCCGATATATCTCGCTCTTAGGAGTATGACGCGATCCTGGTGGTTGTGGATAGATTATCCAAATACACTCATTTTCTATCGTTGAAACACCCCTACACAGCTCGTAGGTGGCGGAAGTGTTTATCCTAGAAGTAGCTAAATTGGATGGATTTTCTAAATCCATTATTAGCGATCGAGATCCTTTATTCTTGAGCAAATTCTAGGGTGAGTTGTTTAGACTCTAGGGAACATTGCTGAGGATGAGCACAACTTATCACCCTCAGACTGACAGTCAAACGGAGGTGGCTAACATGTGTTTGGAGACCTACTTGCGTTGTTTTGCTTCTAAACAACCAACTAAGTGGCATCTCTGGCTTTCATGGGCCGGATACTGGTACAACACGTCATTCTATTCAGCTATTGGTAAGACTCCCTTTGAGGTCGTCTATGGACTCGCCCCTCCATCGCTGCTTCCTTTTCTGCCCGGAGAAACATCAGTGGACTCTATAGCCTCGGTGTTGTTTGATAGAGACAAGGCCCTCTGTCAGTTGAAAGTTCATCTGCACTATGCTCAACAATCCATGAAAAGGGAAGCAGATAAACATTGTCGTGAGGTGTCTTTCGTAGAGGGGGAATGGGTGTTTGTTAAGCTGCGTCTCCATAGACAGCTCACAGTGGCCCGCTATATAAATCCCAAACTCTCAACTCATTATTTTGGAccatttcaaattttatcacaAGTCAGAGAAGTGGCATATAAGCTCAAGCTTCCAAAATCCATGAAGGTTCATCCGGTTTTTCATGTATCACAACTTAAGAAATCCATGACAGCTAATTCCAATGCATCTGCTTTACCCCTGGTCAGACCTATGGAAGAATCAGATTCCCCCTTCCCCAAATCAGTGTTGGCCACTCATGAAGGCAAAAGTGATGGTAGTTGCACAGAGTGGCTGATCCTTTGGAAGTCCCAGTTGGTGGAGGAAGCTACATGGGAATCAGAATCCTCTACTTGGACTAGATTTCCTTCATTTAGCCTTGAGGACAAGGCAAATGTGTTAAGGGGTGGTATTGTTAGGAATCAAGCTTCTAAATGGGATAAGCCCTTCAAAGTGTATCACCATATGCCCAAAGCTGATAAATAATGTATTCTAGAAGGTTAGAGGGGCAATCAGGGAATTACAAATTCTGTTAGTGGTAGTGGAAGTTTGTTAGTGTGGGTGTGAGTGCTTTCTGTTATAAGGGAATGCTGTATTGTTGAGGGGGGCATCTTTTGGGCAATCAGTAATGGAATTAGAGTGTTGAGACGTTCTCACACTCTGGGGGGGGAGCATTGCTCTCATGTTTCTctactcttctttctttttcctttcctcTGCAGGCACCACTGATACAGAATGTATCAAAGACTCATATGAAATGCCTCTTAAAGCTCTGTCTCATC
This region includes:
- the LOC114393362 gene encoding UDP-N-acetylglucosamine--dolichyl-phosphate N-acetylglucosaminephosphotransferase-like, giving the protein MGARKRLSSSEPPSSSPPATNENTNTNTTAKPTITDPPIAPPKWGLLLKLSLFLLPYLYLLFHHYPIEPELRSSILINAGMSLAGLFVTVKMIPVASRYVQKRNLFGYDINKKGTPQGTVKVPESLGIVVGIVFLVVAILFQYFNFTADSNWLVEYNAALACICFMTLLGFVDDVLDVPWRVKLLLPSIAALPLLMAYAGHTTIVIPKPLVPHIGIEVLDLGWMYKLYMGLLAVFCTNSINIHAGINGLEVGQTVVIASAILIHNIMQIGASTDPEYKLAHAFSIYLAQPLLATSLALLSYNWYPSSVFVGDTYTYFAGMTMAVIGILGHFSETLLIFFLPQVLNFLLSLPQLSGYIPCPRHRLPRFDPQTGLLTGTNDGTLVNFFLRNLGRKSEKALCIYLLAFQAIACCLCFLLRYFLAGWYK